The genomic DNA ATATCTTTATAGCGATACTGTTTTTCTCTTACATCTCTTATGATTGTGCGCGCTATATCATTCACCTCATCACGCGTCGTTGCTACTTCTCGTATTTCGACACTGCCATCTGCGAATGGATGTTCTGACGGTTGAAGCGCATCAAATTGTGATTCGAGTGTTTTTAACATGTCCGTTTTAAATCGCATCGGCTGATTGAAAAATTGGCGTTGTAGAGGTTGATGTGTGTCCTGTGCAATTTCTTCTAAATGTTGCAGTGATTCAGAGGGTTTACGGAACATACTAAAGCTGTCTTCATCCCCATTCGTCGTCAGTAAAACTGTAACAGCGCGTGTATGTCGAACAAGTGCTTCAATCACTTGATATTCTTGCGTAGAAAAGTTATGAAACCCATCGATATATATTTCCGCTTCTTTTAACCAATTTGAATTCGGAATCAGATCAACGAATCGTGTCATTAAATCTTCACTCGAAATATACTCCGATGACATCCGTGCTTTCAGTTGATTGAAAATAAGACCGATATCATGAAGCTTATCACGCGTACGTGGCTCCAATTGTTGGTCTTGAGCCATTTCCATAACAATTTCTGGCGTCACTGCATATTTTTCAAAATCTTGAATTTGCTCTCGTACCTTCGTACTAAAACCTAAGTATTTAACTTGAGAACGGTATAATTTCAGTTGTTGTTGATACGCTTGCAAAATATCATAAATCATCATTTCTATGGCAATAGAAGATAATTTTTTCTCATGTACTCCCCCCAATTCTTGAAATACACGATGACTCAATCTCTCAAAGTGCAAGACTTCTGTTCGGATACTTCCCATAAGTTCAGTATCGCTGACTAATGACTGCTCATATAAATAGGTCCCTTGCATAGGTGTAATGATGATAATAGGGTGTCCTAATGGTTGTTCTTTCATTTTCTGCTTGATTTCATTTAACATTTCAGTACTTTTCCCTGTACCTGCACGTCCGATAAATGTTCTAAACATCGAATCCCCCCTCTTATCCGTGTTTGATTAATTACACGTTCAAACATTCATTTTTACTTCTGTAAAATAGGTTCAAACTATTCGTTCACTTGTACGCTTTAAAATATTAAAGCCATGACCATGAGCGTTGAGTATACGACTCATTATAGCATTATCTTCTACTCCATCTCTATTAAATCCAACGCTCAATATAACTTGTCCTGTTAACATCGCCTCAAATTTTGACTAAGCGAATATAGATCTTTTTTCAATATTTTAAACTATGCAGGCTACGATTCAATAAAAAAAGCAGGATGACTTTTGCCATCCTACTTTTTAAGTAATTTATGCTTTATCCATTTTGTGTGTCTGTGTGATCGGGATTAAAGTTAATTTTAAATTCACTAAATGGCCAAAATCTAATGGCAACTTTCCCTACAATTTGATCTTCATCAATTAAACCAAACGCACGGCTGTCTTTGCTGACTTCGCGGTTATCACCCAGAACTAAATATTTCCCTTTAGGTATCTCTTTTTGACCGTCACTACCCGGTAAGTCTTTAGAATCAAATGATCCTGTAATTTGGTCATATGTTTTGTGTTTTAAATTATAGTCTAAATAAGGCTCTTTTACTTTTTTACCATTTAAATAAAGTTGATCATTTTTATATACGACATGATCTCCTGGTTTACCAATAATTCGTTTGACATAGTCACTTTTCTCATCAGCATGGAAAACAATAACATTGCCGTCTTCTAGGTGGCCGAATGTTTTACCAATTTTATTAACGATGACACGTTCGCCATCTTTTAATGTAGGATCCATGGAGTCCCCTTTAACATTATAAGGTTTAATGACAAATGCATATAATAAACCTACAATCAATAAAGCTAAACCTATAGAAATCAACCATTCAACTGTTTCTTTTTTCAAAGTTTACACCTCTTGTCTCAAATTAATCGTAATATTATCAAAAGGATAATAACGCATAAATACTTTCCCTTCAATGTCGGACTTGTTAATCAACCCTATCTTTCTCGAATCATTTTGTTGACCGCGGTCATCATTAAGAATTAAGTAAGCATTTGGAGGAATAATATCACTTTCCGCATGCGGTAATGACCTTAAAGACCACGATGCTTGATAATGATGACGAAGGTAAGGCTCAGCAACGGGCGTATTATCCAGTTGCAATTGGCCGTTGTGATACACAACAGATTGTCCAGGTTTACCAATCACTCTACCTATATGATATTGATTTTTATTTTTATATACAACGATATCAGCATGCTTGATATCATTAAATCTCGTAGCGATTTTGTTAACAATCAGTCGATCATTAGGATGAAGTGTGGGTTGCATAGCAGGCGTTTTAACTTGATAAGGAATTGCGACAAATAATATTAACAACGCTAAAATACCCCATGCCAGTAGACCAGCAAAAACAGTTCTAATTAGAAACTTCAATTTCGCACATCCTATCGTACATCATTCACTGCAACAAATTTTATCTTATCATAAAAAAGCATATTTACGTACATTTTTACATACGCAAAATAGTTTTACAATGATATTTTTAAAATCGAACACTGTCATCCTACTCAAGTCTGAAGTCATCTCTTTAAAATCGATACACCTTCATTGTTGACCCAAAAATTTAGGGACGGGTGCGAAATCTAAATTACCATTAGATTTCAACATCCCATCCCCATTGAAAGCAGATTACGAACGAATCAAAAATGAATTATCACCATATGCGTTGTTCATCCGCTCAAAGTCTATTTCTTCATATGCTTGATTTACCGACTTTACTTCGGCAACAGTGCATTTTTATTTATAAACGTGCTTCTAAATCTTTTTTCTTATCTTCGTAACCAGGTTTACCTAAAAGTGCAAACATATTTTGTTTGTATGCTTCCACACCTGGTTGATTAAATGGATTTACACCCAATTGATAGCCGCTCATCGCAACCGCTAATTCAAAGAAGTAAACCACATAACCATAAGTTTCTGCGTCTAATTTTGGTAATGTAACAACCAAGTTAGGAACGCCACCATCAGTATGTGCAAGAAGTGTACCTTCGAATGCTTTTGTATTAACTTCATCCACTGTTTTACCAGCAAGATAATTCAAGCCATCTAAGTCTTCTGCATCTTCTTCAATTGTAATATTGTGTTCTGGTGTTTGAACTTTTAATACCGTTTCAAATAAGAAACGACGTCCTTCTTGAACATATTGTCCTAAAGAATGTAAGTCTGTTGTAAAGTTTGCGCTTGAAGGATAAATACCTTTCAAGTCTTTACCTTCTGATTCACCAAATAATTGTTTCCACCATTCATTAAAGTATTGCAATGAAGGCTCATAGTTAATCAACATTTCAGTTGTATAACCTTTTGCATATAAAATATTTCGTATTGAAGCATATTGATATGCAATATTTGATGACAAGTCATCAGAAGATAACTCTTCACGTGCTTTCGCTGCGCCGCCCATCATTGCATCAATATCAATGCCTGCTACAGCAATTGGTAATAAACCTACTGCTGTTAAAACAGAGAAACGACCGCCAACATCATCAGGTACTACAAATGACTCGTAGCCTTCATTTGTAGCTAATTGTTTTAACGCACCTTTTGCTTTATCAGTTGTCGCAAAAATACGTTTAACTGCTTCTTCTTTTCCATATTTTTCTTCTAATAATTTTTTGAAGATACGGAAAGCAACAGCTGGTTCAGTTGTTGTACCTGATTTAGAAATGACATTCACTGAGAAATCTTTATCTGCTAAATAATCGATTAACGATTGAATATATGATGAAGAAAGATGGTTACCTGCAAAGATAATTTCTGGGTATGATGTGTCTTTTCTAAATGCTGGTGTCAACATTTCGATGGCTGAACGTGCACCTAAATAAGAACCCCCGATACCAATTACTACAAGGACATCAGAATGTGATTGTACTTGTTTAGCTGCTTCTTTAATACGTGAAAATTCTTCTTTATCGTAATTAACAGGTAAGTCAACCCAACCTAAAAAATCACTTCCCGCACCCGTACCTTCATGAATTGTACGGTGAATTAACTTAACAGCATCTTGTTGTTGCTCTAATTCATGTTGATCAAAAAACTTTAAAGCTTTTTGATAATCTAATTGGATATGTGTCATGCATTTTACCTCCTATATTTACTAAACTCGGTTTTATTTTACTAAGTTATGTGAACAAATTCAATTGAGTTACAACTGGGGCGACAAAAGTCACAAAACGCTAAATGTATATTTATTTAGATATTTGCATATTAAATCATTTGTGTTATAGTGGTTCTAACAAATATTAAATTCAACACAGAGGTGAACGTTTATGAAGAAGAAAGTTGTTTTAGCATATTCAGGGGGATTAGATACGAGTGTCGCGGTTCAGTGGCTTATTGAACAGAGCTATGAAGTCGTCGCATGCTGTTTAGATGTCGGTGAAGGCAAAGACTTAGACCTTGTATATCAAAAAGCTTTAGACATGGGCGCTACTGAATCACATATCATCGATGCAACAAAAGAATTTGCAGAAGAATATGTGAGTTATGCGATTAAAGGAAACTTAATGTATGAACAAACGTACCCACTTGTATCTGCATTGTCTCGTCCTCTTATTTCAAAGAAATTAGTTGAAATCGCTCACGCAA from Staphylococcus schleiferi includes the following:
- the lepB gene encoding signal peptidase I gives rise to the protein MKKETVEWLISIGLALLIVGLLYAFVIKPYNVKGDSMDPTLKDGERVIVNKIGKTFGHLEDGNVIVFHADEKSDYVKRIIGKPGDHVVYKNDQLYLNGKKVKEPYLDYNLKHKTYDQITGSFDSKDLPGSDGQKEIPKGKYLVLGDNREVSKDSRAFGLIDEDQIVGKVAIRFWPFSEFKINFNPDHTDTQNG
- a CDS encoding glucose-6-phosphate isomerase, which translates into the protein MTHIQLDYQKALKFFDQHELEQQQDAVKLIHRTIHEGTGAGSDFLGWVDLPVNYDKEEFSRIKEAAKQVQSHSDVLVVIGIGGSYLGARSAIEMLTPAFRKDTSYPEIIFAGNHLSSSYIQSLIDYLADKDFSVNVISKSGTTTEPAVAFRIFKKLLEEKYGKEEAVKRIFATTDKAKGALKQLATNEGYESFVVPDDVGGRFSVLTAVGLLPIAVAGIDIDAMMGGAAKAREELSSDDLSSNIAYQYASIRNILYAKGYTTEMLINYEPSLQYFNEWWKQLFGESEGKDLKGIYPSSANFTTDLHSLGQYVQEGRRFLFETVLKVQTPEHNITIEEDAEDLDGLNYLAGKTVDEVNTKAFEGTLLAHTDGGVPNLVVTLPKLDAETYGYVVYFFELAVAMSGYQLGVNPFNQPGVEAYKQNMFALLGKPGYEDKKKDLEARL
- the lepB gene encoding signal peptidase I, with the protein product MKFLIRTVFAGLLAWGILALLILFVAIPYQVKTPAMQPTLHPNDRLIVNKIATRFNDIKHADIVVYKNKNQYHIGRVIGKPGQSVVYHNGQLQLDNTPVAEPYLRHHYQASWSLRSLPHAESDIIPPNAYLILNDDRGQQNDSRKIGLINKSDIEGKVFMRYYPFDNITINLRQEV